One window from the genome of Pyxicephalus adspersus chromosome 6, UCB_Pads_2.0, whole genome shotgun sequence encodes:
- the ATP5F1A gene encoding ATP synthase subunit alpha, mitochondrial, with the protein MLSVRVAATLARSLPRQAGLVSKKALGAAFVAGRNIHASGSWLQKTGTAEVSSILEERILGADTSAELEETGRVLSIGDGIARVYGLRNVQAEEMVEFSSGLKGMSLNLEPDNVGVVVFGNDKLIKEGDIVKRTGAIVDVPVGEELLGRVVDALGNAIDGKGPIQSKIRRRVGLKAPGIIPRISVREPMQTGIKAVDSLVPIGRGQRELIIGDRQTGKTAIAIDTIINQKRFNDGTDEKKKLYCIYVAIGQKRSTVAQLVKRLTDADAMKYTIVVSATASDAAPLQYLAPYSGCSMGEFFRDNGKHALIIYDDLSKQAVAYRQMSLLLRRPPGREAYPGDVFYLHSRLLERAAKMNDHFGGGSLTALPVIETQAGDVSAYIPTNVISITDGQIFLETELFYKGIRPAINVGLSVSRVGSAAQTRAMKQVAGTMKLELAQYREVAAFAQFGSDLDAATQQLLNRGVRLTELLKQGQYVPMAIEEQVAVIYAGVRGHLDKMEPSKITKFENAFLAHVKGQHQDLLATIRTDGKISEQAEAKLKEIVLNFLSTFE; encoded by the exons ATGTTGTCAGTCCGCGTAGCCGCTACCCTCGCCCGCTCCCTGCCAAGGCAGGCCGGTCTG GTCTCCAAGAAAGCCCTCGGTGCAGCTTTTGTTGCAGGCAGGAACATCCATGCATCCGGGTCATGGCTTCAGAAGACCG GTACTGCTGAGGTGTCCTCCATTCTTGAAGAACGCATCCTCGGTGCTGACACCAGCGCTGAGCTGGAAGAGACTGGCCGCGTACTTTCCATTGGTGACGGTATTGCCCGTGTTTATGGTCTCAGGAATGTCCAGGCCGAAGAGATGGTGGAATTCTCCTCTGGACTGAAG GGCATGTCCTTGAACTTGGAGCCTGACAATGTTGGTGTTGTCGTGTTTGGTAACGACAAGCTCATCAAGGAGGGTGATATTGTGAAGAGAACAGGTGCCATTGTAGATGTACCCGTTGGCGAGGAACTGCTTGGACGTGTTGTTGATGCCCTTGGTAACGCTATTGATGGAAAG GGTCCAATTCAGTCAAAAATCCGCAGAAGAGTTGGTCTGAAAGCCCCTGGCATTATTCCCCGTATTTCTGTGAGGGAGCCCATGCAGACTGGTATCAAGGCTGTGGACAGTCTGGTGCCCATTGGCCGTGGCCAGCGTGAGCTGATTATCGGTGACAGACAGACTGG CAAAACCGCCATTGCTATTGATACCATCATCAACCAGAAGAGGTTCAACGATGGAACTGATGAGAAAAAGaaactgtactgtatctatgtgGCTATTGGTCAGAAGAGATCCACCGTGGCTCAGCTGGTCAAGAGGTTGACTGATGCAG ATGCCATGAAATACACAATTGTGGTGTCTGCCACTGCCTCAGACGCTGCTCCCCTGCAGTACCTGGCCCCATACTCTGGCTGCTCTATGGGAGAGTTCTTCAGAGACAATGGAAAACACGCTCTGATCATCTATGACGATTTATCCAAACag GCTGTTGCCTACCGTCAAATGTCTCTACTGCTGCGTCGTCCCCCTGGTCGTGAGGCCTACCCCGGTGATGTGTTCTACCTCCATTCCCGTCTGCTGGAGAGAGCTGCCAAGATGAACGACCATTTTGGAGGTGGCTCCCTGACTGCCCTGCCCGTCATTGAGACACAGGCCGGTGATGTGTCTGCTTACATCCCAACAAATGTCATCTCCATCACTGATGGACAG ATCTTCTTGGAAACTGAATTGTTCTACAAGGGTATCCGACCTGCCATCAACGTTGGTCTGTCTGTGTCCCGTGTAGGTTCTGCTGCCCAGACCAGAGCCATGAAACAG GTGGCTGGTACCATGAAGCTGGAGTTGGCTCAGTACCGTGAGGTCGCTGCTTTTGCACAGTTTGGTTCTGATTTGGACGCTGCTACCCAGCAACTGTTGAACCGTGGTGTGCGTCTGACTGAACTGCTGAAGCAAGGACAGTATG TACCCATGGCCATTGAGGAACAGGTTGCAGTTATCTATGCTGGTGTAAGAGGTCACCTGGACAAGATGGAGCCAAGCAAGATCACAAAATTCGAGAATGCCTTCCTGGCACATGTTAAAGGCCAGCACCAGGATTTACTAGCTACCATTAG GACTGATGGAAAGATCTCTGAGCAGGCAGAAGCCAAACTGAAAGAAATTGTTTTGAATTTCCTGTCCACATTTGAGTAA